DNA sequence from the Malus domestica chromosome 11, GDT2T_hap1 genome:
agcccattattcatgtattgaggaacgagcccttattctataaaagggactccatcaccatcattagagagcatcgccgcctactgagcaaacGCATTGCCGCGatcatcactcctaacccattattcatgtactgaggagcgatcccttattttataaaagggattccttcaccatcattagagaacatcaCCGCCTgatgagcaaccgcctcaccgcgagcatcgactctagcccatcatttatgtattgatgagcgagcctttattctataaaaaggaccccctcaccttcaacgccacaagccgagccagccaaggcaacataagccataagCAGATCAGCCtagcaacatgtgctacttctagttgagcatcacttCAGATTGaccaccgcctcatatcgagcatcatcTAGTTATTTCGGtttacacatggactgaatttcaagtctctagccaaaatactctattgactgaagacttgggggactactatttgtaccatacttagggcctccgtatttagatctcgtataaatactcgggggacttaaatgtaattatgtaataaaggaaggggcaaatatgtaaaaaagggaggagcccttagtctataaaaaggCCTCCTCACCCTTACAATTCTAAGGCCTCCTCACCCCCtcaagctctcatcctcacaaccCTAaagctctcaccctcacaaCCTTCTCACATACACAGaggctctctcaaactctctccttctctagaggactccccctcacccttgtaatccatacatacagtcagagaaatacaatcagtgtggacgtagcacaaacattggggtgaaccatgatacatcctgtgttatttactttcttgcagattcacggtcagatttacattgtttcaagacctccggttttgtgcatcaacatattgaaaccttgttggttttcaatttttgatcaaaatccttgaaattaatgtgataatttatttctatgtatattcctatattttttaaattgaaaaatgaaatattaatgagattttaaataaaaaaccataatttgtgagattaaaaatattaaaatataaatgtactattgtgtgtgtgtgtatatatataaacataggtacattcatcaaaattaaccaaaaaattagtataccaaaacatgggtacattcttcaaaatcacaaaaaaaaagaagatattaggcttaataacatcagtaaatttcttcgattaaagttgacattgatacattctcaaatcaaagaaaaaagaatgtaaccatataagtttaaaaatggattagaaaaaaaaaggaatatattttatataaaaatataacaaattggtatatttaaaagagtacattttaagattaaaaatttgaaaaaattacatgaatgggtacatataagattaaaaaattgaaaacattttttaaaaaagcTAATGGGTagaaacttattctaatttatttatttatttattttggaaatgttttgaattgaaaattagttagatgtttaataaaggtgtgagtattaaaattctaaattaattattaatttttattttaaaaaattatgtaactaacatgtaaattcattattatgTTAATGCTTGGGACTTAGATCAAATtctaaaaactaataaggttttagtcaatgaacattagtaactagagaccggatactaatttttccttaagaaattgagaaagaaaataagaaaaaaaaaatcccaactaGCATTGCCCACaacaaaacacaccaaaataCAAGGATACAAAAGTGACCCATGAACATTTCACAAGAAACCCAAAATTTCCCAAATACTTTTACAGCTTCCAAAAGCATATCCCAAATTTTATccccaattaaaaaaaaaaaagaacaaaaaaattcaaaaacccaCTAGTATCTCAACAAATTTGGGAAGAAGACCACCTTTTCACTCAGGTGAAAATTGCTAAAAGGAAAGAGAGATAAAATGGGCAAGTGTTATTGAGGCTTTCAGATGTACAGCACTCATTTGACTCATTTGCTCTTCCGATCAGCTGAGCATTTtgttttcatcttcttccaaatttttgaaagaaaaaaaaaagtgtgtgatATGAGAAAATGTAGCTACATTGCAGAGATGGGGGTCTTAAAGGTTTGAGAGAAAGACTTGTACTTACTGAGAGAGGTCTAGGGTTTTAGCCGCTGGTACGCTCCCATGAAAAAATTGGTCTTTTTTTTTGAGCTGCTATAAACTAAAAAGCTTATACAATCTTGGATTATTATATTCGGGCACTctcagggctggtttggtattgctgctttgaaaaaaaactgctgtaagaataagcggctgtgttgtgagaataagcggctgtgaaataaatcagcagagtgtttggtaaacttttttgtaaaagtacttttggaaaaaaaaaaaaacagtctgatagtgggtcttttcattaaaggagcactgtagctccgtgtgctttgaaaaaaaaaatcagttttccaaagctgcaaatagctgcttcagctttttcctttgatttcagcttattctcacagcagcttccaaaataagccttttttttttagtttaccaaacacctaaaaccctcacagctttttttcatgggtgttttttttttaagcacctcactcccaaaccacccctcaATTAGCTGCTTAAACTCGTGTGCCAAGTGGTTGACGTGGATCGGTGACTCAATAGTGAAACAACATGGGCACGGAGGTCCTCCTCATGTATATGGGTCATCATTCTCGACCCAAGCCCAAAAGGCACAGTCCAATCCAACATAGGTTttttattaggaaaactaatgaaaatgacttgaaaactttgagttttaacgataaagacaaaataaagggtaaagtgaatagtactaggtttgactttttagtgtaaaaatgtggtttttcgttaaggTAAACAGTATCGTGggctttttgttaaaactccattttttaTTCAACTAATTACATTTTGAGAAAGTTTTCAAAATGTGTTATGAccttctcattttcttataATGCAATCATGAGGTTttaaaattgtatcaatttGTATCTTTTGTTTATTAGAATGTCTAATCTTCTACAAAattgatgggtttttttttttctcaccatTGTGGTGCAAATGTAGCGTACATGTCAACCCATATATAAGTCACATGTGACACGGCTTACCATGTCATAATTTATTAAAGAGTggtgtacttttttttttctttggacaAACCCTTTGCATGGGCTCGCCGTGCACTTTTATGGCCTGGAGAGGCTTTACTTGCCTTATAGTTTAGCTGCTTTATCCGTTTTTGGTCCCTATTTCTTTGGACACCCATAATTAAATTTACGTAGTTTTCTGGAAACCCGTAATATTTCTAAATTATCCTTacttaaaaatagagaaaaaaatttggcacaaacaTCTCATTTGTAAATCTAACTCAACCTCCCCTCCCAAGCCCtttcttgtttcttcttcttactTTCCTCATTCGTCTCCAAAAATAGCAAATTCCAATCCCCACCCAACCCAGAGCCCATCACTCTCATAAGTACTACCAAAATTGATGACAAAAGGTATGAGGACCCATTGCACTAAGAAATTGGATAACTCTAATTAGGATTTGCTTACTTGAGAGACAAGTAGTATCAGTAATGGGCTTAATCCTAGCCTGCAAGAGTAAGACTATCGAATTGTGCTTCACAGGCTATGGACATTGCCGTCCTTCTTGCCAATTGAGGTGCCATACGTTATGGTCCCAAAAAATCATGGTTCCCACAATTGCCCTTAACTATGCGTCTAAAATTGCGCTCTGCTTCGAAGATGGATAGTTACCAACAAACCATGAGCGAATCATCCCAGAATAATTTCTCCGGAATGTGGAACAAAATGACCTTCAAGCTGCTTGTTTGATTGAAACTAGCCGAGCTAGCTTGCTTGTCTCTCATAGGTTTGATCTTTTAGGGTTTTGAACCATATTGTAAACCCCTGGTAGGAGTTCCGGATGCATAATTGAAAAGCTGGATGGGAGGCGAAATGCGCCTAAAAATGGAAAGACATGATTGTAAGACAAGTATTAAAATAACGTGAGAAACTCATGAGTGGATAACTTTGTAATAATAAGGCACTTAATTGCCTTAATTATTGTGGGTAATTAAATTTGTTAACATATTTAAGGTGGTATGGCacatttgtaaatattttgataaTCGTAGGTCACGTACTTGTCTATTTGATAGTCAATTTGATATTCAGATCTtatttaagggagttttaacgaaaagctcgcgatactgttcattttaacgaaaaatcacatttttacactaaaaagtcaaacctggtactatttattttaccttttattttatccttatcgttaaaactcaaagtttttaagcatttttcattaattttccttgtattTAAAGTTTAAAACGTGAAGAATTTTTGTCTAGAGAATAAGTGTTGCAAGGACTCAACTCTAAGAAATGCATCAAATCTAGTTATTCATTCTCTCCGTTTTCATCTTCCAATGGTTGAGTCTTATTACTTAGTACTTTTGTTTCTGATTAACAATTTTATGCTCAATTTCAATTGCATTCCGCCATataattaatgaatatatagAGCCAGTGATTTCCGTTATTACAATTGCTACCCACTAACTAACCATGTATGTGCAAACAAGTCCTCCTACATGCACATCTCACGTATATGGTTAGGATGAAACTTTTTACCAAACTATCTAACCAACCGTACCATCCTAAAtttgtgttgaaattttgtCTAATTGGTAATAATACAATATTTATACCAAATTATACATTTTTGATACAATAATGGTATCATTACCAAGGGTATACAGTACCAAACCCGTATGATTATTagtagttaaaaaaaattctcagtGACCTAATTGATTTATTGACACTTCATAAATTTACAAACACACAACAAATAACGTAAGCGGGTCTCATATCAAAAAGATGCATTTCTTTCATTTGTAATTTCAATCAGATATCAATACTATAGAAAGAAGTTGTTCATTTTATATCTAAACAATTAAcgaataataaatatataaatttatgcGTCAATTAATATTGAATAAAGTATTTTCAGCGTGCAAATATTATACATGAAACTATTTACGGTTTAaatctttatttaaaaattatcgggaaaaaaaaacatttcaatgGAACATTTCCAAATGTAGTATTAATATCCAAATGCATTAAACGGAGGGTTCAAATTTATCAGCTGTGTCAGGAAATGGAGGTCACGGTTCTTCTGAGCCCAATACGTGCTTCAGCTTCTCTCAACCCAAATCGAGCCTTAGCACGCAAGgtcggtctctctctctctctctctcatgaacATTTTACTGTATTTGCAGAATTGGGACTTgtattttttaatcaaatttcgaTTCAACAAATGCCCGTAATTTGTTTTAGCAGGTTTATGAATTTTATGAATTTCTTGATCTAGTGTTTGATTATCCGAAGAAAATACTGTCACTTTTGTGCAAAGAGTGTACATATTAGTGTCTTGGAACTCCTTAATTACCCATCATTTGTGTAAAATGAGTTGAAGATTATGATATTGCTttagatttcttcaaggatatCCCTTTATATGGGCTGTGCTTACAACAGATAATCCGGAAATGGAAGCGGGATGAGTGTTTTAATGGCCAAGCTACTTATGTAGATTGCGTGCGGATAATTCGGAGTTTAAGTAGGCAAAAGTTGCCTCATGTAGCTCAGGAGCTTTTACTCGAAATGAAATCAGATGGTCTTTTGCCCAGCAACTCCACTCTATCTGCTTTGATGCTGTGCCATGCCAACAATGGCCTTTTTCCTCAAGCGGAAGAAGTGTGGAACGAACTGTTACATACTTCTTTTGTGCCTAGTACTCAAGTTGTTTCGCAGTTATTTGATGTTTATGGAAATGCGGGATGTTTTGAAAAAGTGAATGAAATTTTGGGCCAGCTGAGGGCTAGGAGGTATTTGAGTTTGTTTCCGGAGGTTTACTCGCTAGCTATCGCTTGTTTTGGGAAGGGAGGCCAGCTTGAATTGATGGAAGGTGCATTGAAAGAAATGATTTCAATGGGGTTCCCGGTGGACTCTGCCACTGGAAATGCCTTTATCAGATACTATAGCATTTTTGGTTCCCTGACTGAGATGGAGACCGCTTATGGCCACCTTAAAAGGTCTAGGTTTCTGATAGAGGAAGAGGGAATCCGGGCAATGTCATTTGCGTATCTGAAGCGCAGGAAGTTTTACGGATTAGCTGAGTTCCTGAAGGATGTAGGTCTAGGTAGAAGAAACTTGGGAAATCTTCTGTGGAACCTTTTGTTGTTATCCTATGCCGTGAATTTTAAGATGAAAAGCTTACAAAGAGAATTTTTGAGAATGGTGGAAGCTGGTTTCCACCCCGATCTTACTACATTTAATATCCGTGCTCTGGCCTTTTCAAAGATGTCTCTACTGTGGGATCTCCATCTTAGCCTTGAACACATGAAACATGAGAAAGTTGTTCCCGATCTTGTGACTTGCGGCTGTGTTGTTGATGCATACTTGGATAGAAGACTAGGACGGAATTTGTATTTTGCCCTCAATAAAATGAATTTGGATGATTCCCCATTGGTATTAACGGATCCATTTGTGTTTGAAGTTTTGGGAAAAGGAGACTTTCATGCAAGCTCAGAGGCATTTTTGGAGTTCCAGAGGCAAAGGGAATGGACTTATAGGAAGTTAATTTCAGTATATATGAAAAAAACATACCGGAGGAATCAGATCTTTTGGAATTACTGACTAGCGACCTGCATATTGTGCATGTTTGACTGATCATTAGGAAAGGATTATTGTCGCTGATAATACTATGTCTATCAGTTCCAGTTTGCATTCTATTGGTTCAATTAGTGCATGTATGTAACAAAGTGATAAATGCAGCTCAGATATGCCTCGTCCTGCATTGTGCAATCGGTACGTATCTGGACTTTCTTATTATGTTCATTTTAGGTAAGCACAAAATGCATTCCTAATCTCATGGATCTTGTGTGGATCTCCATGTTCAGGCTGAGATGAAGTTGGATATTGCTGATGGATGACTTAccattgttatgaacttatcaAAAGCTAAAATGAAGATGCTACATTCATTCAGACTCAAAGAAAACTCCGAGGAGTGTGAAATAAAGGTAAGAGCAGTCCAACTACTATTCCTTCTGAATCTCGCATGCTTAAACTGATCTGCAGTCAAAACTAATTTTCTCAAGTCTGTTTCGTTTGCTGTTTACTGCAGTTTCCCTTCTATGCTTCATAAACCTGCTATGAAACCTTAATATCACAAATTGATTTTTTCTTTATAGTTTCATTGGCTTGAAAAGTACCTTCTTAAATTAACAGATGAAACTGTTAGCTTTTCTACTTTCACAAGAAGCCTAAATTGTTGGGAAGTTGATGATATGTACATATAAATAATTTCCTCAGTATAATTTCTGGCAAAAACATCCTGTTGTTGTGGAGCCTTAAGACTATTTAAACATCAACTCGACATTAATACGTGTGAGCATAATATCCTGCTGGGGTGTCTCGTACTAATTAGTTGGCAATGCTGCTATCCCGACCAGGTACTTGAATTGTTGTCCTGCAAGGTATAGAACAGCTAAGGGTATGAACTATGAATACATCTGTACTTTGTCCCTTCGTAATGAAAGAGAAAGCTCCTAGTTGTTAtaaatatacaacaacaacaacaaagccttttcccactaagtggggtcggcctATGAATCCTTGaacaccattgcgctcggttttgtgtcatgtcctccgttagatccaagtactctaagtcttttcttagggtctcttccaaagttttcctaggtcttcctcaaccccttcggccctgaacctctgccCCGTAGTCACGAACCGGAGcgttagtaggccttctttgcacatgtccaaaccaccggaaccgattttctctcatctttccttcaatttcggctactcctactttaccttggatatcctcattcccaatcttatcctttcttgtgtgcccacacatcccacgaagcatcctcatctccgctacacccattttgtgtacgtgttgatgcttcaccgcccaacattctataaATATATGTGGTACAAAATGAAGTAATTAATCTTCATACCGTAATAGTTTAAGCTTTTGAGAATAGTGGTAGTCCAGCAAAtatgtggtatcagagcatgaTATTGTAAGTATGAACCTTGCAAAAAATTTAACGGCATGCCCTTCCAAAGAATGCCACTTATGTATTTAGGAAAGTGCTATCAGCATTTATGTCTCGACTCTCGAGTGCGGAATGCCTTTGCCAGAGgagattttatgtttttaagaaaAAGGGAGTTTAATGATAAATCTTCAATGGACAGTAAAACAGTACAACATATGTAGACAGAAAGAAAACCTCAAAGACAAGTGAAAACAAGCTCCACAAGCGCATCACACAGTATCATCTGGGTTTTCTAAACATACATTCGGGATTTCCCAGTTTACACAACTACGCAGACTTAAACAACTCTTTTGCAGTCCCTACCAGAAATTATTAGAGAAAACAGAGATGGACTTGCAAAGGTTACAGGGAGGCGGGCTGAGCAATATTACGAGAAGAATTCAATTTTGCTACACCTTTTAAACATTTCTAATCCGAAAGATAAGATGATGTGCTTGAGCGGCTCCTTGAGCTTTCATAACCAGGCTGTGATAGATAGCCGTCACTGATTACAtcctgaaaaaagaaaagaccaAAAAATTAGCAAATAAGTTAGTGTTGATTATATATATGCGAAAGTAAAAGAGAACCAACAATTGTGAAGCATTCACAGGTTATAATCTCTGTTCCTCTTCCAATTTCCACCCGTGGAGTTCGGTTGCCTGTGATGATATATTATTAGAATTTATGCTTAAATAGTTGTTCTAAACCcaaggttttatttatttattaaaagatggcaTAATGAGTGTCAAATGAAGGACAATGTTGGGATAATTAAAAACAAGTGAGGGCATAATTGGTAAATAAAATCCATTCCGGATTCCTCAAGTCACAAGGAATTGAAATGCCTCCCTGGGAGTCAAATTCCTCCAAAATTAGGAGTTGGATTCCTTAATGCATGTGGACCCCACATGTATTTTGATTCTCCAAGATTATGTAAACAAAGGTGTATGCCGTAATCGGAATTTAATTTCGTAAATTAATTTCAATTACGGATACGTAAACGTGTCATACATAAAATCCTCCTAGTAAAAGTTCTTAGAATAAGACTAGGAAActgaataaattgaaataaattaggaaacataatcctaaattgactTTGATAAATTTGCCTAGAAATCTgtacagccacgttttggaccctaatcagctccaaaactggcccaaataACTGGATTTAAAGCTTGGATTAtcctgaacacttctccagaaggccacgaacccatttGCAATCATCTCGGGCTCCAAGAACGCAATTTAAGCTtagaaacgtcattttccagtaACGTGCACTGCTTCTTTAATAAATCGGCAGAAAATAactgcttggtagaaaaatcccaaattttgacacGAACAAGCTAAGGAACACACAAACGTCCTCCAATCACTCCATAATTCGTCCGTTTGATCATGTTTTTCTCCACAAATCAACTACATCTACCTACAATTTGTCATAACTAAAAATATTTAGTCATCAGGAACTAGCTTCTTAATTGCATAGTgtatatataggtatatatgttGATCAccggattaaaaaataaataaggggtaaggtttatgtcgTGTAGTCATTTATAACCAGAGGtttcttaaaaagaaaaagttaagaATTAAATGAACCCTACTCGTTTGCGCGTACAGTAGCAACGAAATGGAAGTAAGAAATCTGTATTTGGAGCATCGTGAGCTTGCCCTTCATTTGATGGGGTGTTCTCGATAAGCGCcaccaaaaatcaaacaaaatgtGTTAATTACTCACGGAAGAGTAGTGCTACTTGTGCCATCTCAACACGCACAAAACTTGTGTGTGTTCACATAGATGAGTCCCACCTTTGTTAGAAATGCGATAATTAACACAATATTGATTGATGAACAAAACTAATTATCGGGCAATATATGGCACGTATTTATGAAAGATATAGATGAGAGATGATTCTGTTACAATGAAGAAGTTGAAGAACGATATATAAGAAAAAAAGGGCAGTTCAGAGTCTCCCTTATGGCATTTGGGGCATTCTTTTTTAATGTGCTGCAAAagaacaaacacaaaaaaaggaaatttcAATCGAGTACTATAGCTCATTTAGGACAAGACCTGTGCAGAAGATGCAgtatgaaaatacaaaaacaaagaatGGCAGTGTTCCAGAGAGGAGCAAGAAGGGATGGACGGTACTTGTTCGACGCAGCTATTTATACGAGAATTTTGAGCCACAGAttaaaaacacacacaattaAACAAACTAGAGATCTTGAATTGAGTGGCTACACATAGCATTTGACTCCCTTGACACCAGAAACTTACGAGATGACTACGTTCAACCTCCGATCCTACCGGTGACATTGACTCAGGTAAATGGTAGCTTAGGCCGACGGCAATCTCACAAGACAGAACGAACCCTAAACTTCTGGCAAAACCATGAGCGTTCCGTCCAAGTTGCTAAGTAGAACAGAATCAAACCATTGAAGGGTTTTAGGTTCTTGAAAATAAGCCCCTCACAACTGCAACTGAAGTCAAAAACACTTGAGCGCGCGACTGTTATTGCACTATAAGTGACGGGTCTCTTCTGTACTATAATTccttaaagtttttttttactacAAATATCAGTAGTCGGGGACTAAACTAAGTATAAAGTTTTCACAAATGTATCTACTAGAAACAGTTCAACCACAAACTCAGAAAGGTAGTTCATTTCGTATTTTCATCGCTTGTTGCACGTAAACATTTAAACACGGAAATGGAATCTCCATtgtgttggaaattttgaataGAAATTTCATTGTCGCGCATTGATCATTCTTATAAGGTTTCCTCAGTTTATAAGGCTTTGTgccttatagaaagtgattaGAGTGATAGGCAttggagaataaaattgggctcacccttgagGTTGAGCTTTGAGGTGcactaattaatatataattaattatctaaagaTGAGCCTTCGGCtcgggctctaataattaaattaattattttcggatttaattaattaatttttaattaatttccaatttaattaattacttaattttTTATCAACAGACTCATGTTTTCAGCTGAAGTCTGTTGAGATGAAAGAATGCAAAGCAAAGCACCCCTCTGTGAAAGATGACTTCCAACAGACTCACTCCATTTTCATACCTGTTGCAAATAGGTATAAACctattatatatacattcatCTGCATAGCATTTAGAATAcagaaaaatatcaaattcttcttctacattcctaaaccttctcactgagagaaccacacaaaattcgccagaagttaagTTTTCCGATGCTAGAATTCTAACTTGATCCATAAGGTTGATGGTGTACTCTCTGGCGACGCACTCTTCTGTTCTGACTAggctcctcttcctcttcttcgccATGGCTGACGTCTGAAGCTCTGCACTGaaaccccaaaaccctaaaatgaTGACGAAAAAATTCAAACCCTAGGCGAAACCTTATATATAGAAAAG
Encoded proteins:
- the LOC103412722 gene encoding pentatricopeptide repeat-containing protein At3g42630 isoform X2; the protein is MKSDGLLPSNSTLSALMLCHANNGLFPQAEEVWNELLHTSFVPSTQVVSQLFDVYGNAGCFEKVNEILGQLRARRYLSLFPEVYSLAIACFGKGGQLELMEGALKEMISMGFPVDSATGNAFIRYYSIFGSLTEMETAYGHLKRSRFLIEEEGIRAMSFAYLKRRKFYGLAEFLKDVGLGRRNLGNLLWNLLLLSYAVNFKMKSLQREFLRMVEAGFHPDLTTFNIRALAFSKMSLLWDLHLSLEHMKHEKVVPDLVTCGCVVDAYLDRRLGRNLYFALNKMNLDDSPLVLTDPFVFEVLGKGDFHASSEAFLEFQRQREWTYRKLISVYMKKTYRRNQIFWNY
- the LOC103412722 gene encoding pentatricopeptide repeat-containing protein At3g42630 isoform X1: MEVTVLLSPIRASASLNPNRALARKIIRKWKRDECFNGQATYVDCVRIIRSLSRQKLPHVAQELLLEMKSDGLLPSNSTLSALMLCHANNGLFPQAEEVWNELLHTSFVPSTQVVSQLFDVYGNAGCFEKVNEILGQLRARRYLSLFPEVYSLAIACFGKGGQLELMEGALKEMISMGFPVDSATGNAFIRYYSIFGSLTEMETAYGHLKRSRFLIEEEGIRAMSFAYLKRRKFYGLAEFLKDVGLGRRNLGNLLWNLLLLSYAVNFKMKSLQREFLRMVEAGFHPDLTTFNIRALAFSKMSLLWDLHLSLEHMKHEKVVPDLVTCGCVVDAYLDRRLGRNLYFALNKMNLDDSPLVLTDPFVFEVLGKGDFHASSEAFLEFQRQREWTYRKLISVYMKKTYRRNQIFWNY